One segment of Capricornis sumatraensis isolate serow.1 chromosome 23, serow.2, whole genome shotgun sequence DNA contains the following:
- the SCART1 gene encoding LOW QUALITY PROTEIN: scavenger receptor cysteine-rich domain-containing protein SCART1 (The sequence of the model RefSeq protein was modified relative to this genomic sequence to represent the inferred CDS: inserted 5 bases in 5 codons; deleted 2 bases in 2 codons; substituted 2 bases at 2 genomic stop codons): protein MRVALWALGLGVLLLRAKAAPTGGPDDLRLAYRPSPCDGVVLVRHEGAWGHVCNREWALKEASVVCRQLGCGRAVGAPKYVPLPGEAVQPWLHSVSCRGDEASLWGCGLGAWTKSKCPCEWVVAALCSNGTFREVRLVKGRSPCAGLPEIRNVNGVDRLCGLHREEATVFCRELGCGPALQAPRQDGSVTRKYMTCRGGELTIRNCRLNKFRSGCDFQRDAQVVCSGELDPPPWRHTEAQLVGGERSCAGRLEVRRGLTWGTVCDADLDLATAHVVCRELQCGVAVSTPXGAHFGQGSGLVWTEAFRCAGNESLLFHCPRGPGHRCGHDQDARLRCSVPLVNGSSAREGRLELQVQGAWAPLCAAHWDLADATVLCHPLDCGNAVAAPPGAHFGGGASALWPDEVHCVGTEPYLRNCALXSLGAPACGPGDAAAAVCSGLPAALRLRDGQSRCDGRLEVPLDGVWGRVLDEAWDLRGAAVVCRQLGCGAAERAYEAAAPARGAVPLGLSRARCAGTEPRLTRCSVSAAPLVGRGRLCSGECGPSPPDPLPGPRAPPXLGFSLRREPPGAPGRGAGRCAGRVELLHAGEWGTVCDDGWDLRDAQVVCRQLGCGHALGAPGAAHFGPGAGRIWMDELACEGHEAALWRCPSRGWGRHDCGRKEDAGVLCSESVALRLRGGAGPCAGWLDVFHNGXWGAVCRNALKDSSLSIICRQLGXWGAGLAGEQAGAHXPGHLLGGQHPVPPAAELHAVAVPLSPLAPALLHPWRGGSSGTKTQDSGEALSFSSMGSCPEEGELGVHRGEGCCXVELWRAGSWGTVCDDSWDLVDAEVVCRQLGCGRAVDALAGAAFTPGSGPVWLDEVGCRGSEASLWGCPAEPWGHGDCGHKEDAGVRCAGSPLVLAPALEAGTLLMTFGLALGPLLVVISLVLGAQWFRGRGACSAGDGSHTLCLGKRVAAGGELQQPGSAPQGPRGRASLLAVSQLKGSGVTPAGSGTSGSLPSEGLYEDIGAAAAAGEGDEAAGAPAAPEEEDEEGAALGAAGVQLCVVASAALLLRYCCCAQGAAPASPYI, encoded by the exons ATGAGGGTAGCTCTCTGGGCCTTGGGACTCGGCGTCCTCCTCCTCAGGGCCAAGGCCGCCCCCACTG GCGGACCCGACGACCTGCGGTTGGCCTACCGGCCCAGTCCATGCGACGGGGTGGTGCTGGTCCGGCACGAAGGGGCATGGGGACACGTGTGCAACCGGGAGTGGGCGCTGAAGGAGGCATCCGTGGtctgcaggcagctgggctgcggCCGGGCCGTGGGCGCCCCCAAGTACGTCCCGCTGCCCGGAGAGGCGGTGCAGCCCTGGCTCCACAGCGTGTCCTGCCGGGGAGACGAAGCCTCCCTCTGGGGGTGCGGCCTGGGGGCCTGGACGAAGAGCAAGTGCCCCTGTGAGTGGGTGGTGGCGGCTCTATGTTCCA ATGGCACTTTCCGGGAGGTACGGCTGGTGAAGGGCCGGAGCCCCTGCGCAGGGCTCCCTGAGATCAGGAATGTGAACGGGGTGGACCGCCTCTGTGGCCTGCACCGGGAGGAGGCCACGGTGTTCTGCCGGGAGCTGGGGTGCGGCCCTGCCCTGCAGGCCCCCCGCCAAGATGGCAGCGTCACCAGGAAGTACATGACCTGTAGGGGCGGCGAGCTGACCATCCGGAACTGCAGACTGAACAAGTTCCGCAGTGGCTGCGACTTCCAGCGAGATGCCCAGGTGGTCTGCTCAGGGGAGCTGGACCCTCCACCCTGgc ggcacacGGAGGCCCAGCTGGTGG gTGGCGAGCGCTCCTGTGCTGGGCGCCTGGAGGTGAGGCGTGGTCTGACCTGGGGCACTGTCTGTGACGCTGACCTGGACCTGGCCACTGCCCACGTGGTGTGCCGGGAGCTGCAGTGTGGTGTGGCCGTGTCCACAC AGGGCGCCCACTTTGGCCAGGGCTCGGGGCTCGTGTGGACCGAGGCCTTCCGCTGTGCGGGCAACGAGTCCCTGCTGTTCCACTGCCCTCGAGGGCCAGGCCACCGGTGTGGGCACGACCAGGATGCGAGGCTCAGGTGCTCAG TTCCGCTGGTCAACGGCAGCAGCGCCCGTGAGGGGCGCCTGGAGCTCCAGGTCCAA GGGGCCTGGGCGCCCCTCTGCGCCGCCCACTGGGACTTGGCAGACGCCACGGTCCTCTGCCACCCGCTCGACTGTGGGAACGCGGTGGCCGCACCCCCGGGGGCTCACTTTGGCGGCGGGGCCTCCGCGCTCTGGCCGGACGAGGTGCACTGCGTGGGGACAGAGCCGTACCTGCGGAACTGCGCCC AGAGCCTGGGGGCGCCCGCCTGTGGCCCCGGCGATGCGGCCGCCGCCGTCTGCTCGG gtctCCCCGCCGCCCTGCGGCTGAGGGACGGACAGAGCCGCTGCGACGGCCGCCTGGAGGTGCCCCTGGACGGCGTGTGGGGCCGCGTCCTGGACGAGGCCTGGGACCTGCGCGGCGCGGCCGTCgtgtgcaggcagctgggctgcggAGCGGCGGAGCGAGCCTACGAGGCGGCGGCGCCCGCGCGCGGGGCGGTGCCGCTGGGGCTGAGCCGCGCGCGCTGTGCGGGCACCGAGCCCCGCCTGACGCGGTGCAGCGTGTCGGCGGCCCCGCTGGTGGGACGCGGGCGTCTGTGCTCGGGTGAGTGCGGGCCCAGCCCCCCGGACCCCCTCCCGGGGCCCCGCGCCCCGCCCTGACTTGGCTTCTCCCTCCGCAGGGAGCCTCCGGGTGCGCCTGGCCGCGGGGCCGGG CGCTGTGCGGGGCGCGTGGAGCTGCTGCACGCGGGCGAGTGGGGCACCGTGTGTGACGACGGCTGGGACCTGCGGGACGCCCAGGTGGTCTGCCGGCAGCTGGGCTGCGGGCACGCGCTCGGCGCCCCGGGGGCCGCGCACTTCGGGCCCGGGGCCGGGCGCATCTGGATGGACGAGCTGGCCTGCGAGGGCCACGAGGCCGCGCTGTGGCGGTGCCCGTCGAGGGGCTGGGGCCGACACGACTGCGGCCGCAAGGAGGACGCCGGTGTCCTCTGCTCAG AGTCAGTGGCCCTGAGGCTGCGAGGTGGCGCCGGGCCCTGTGCTGGGTGGTTGGACGTGTTCCACAACG ATTGGGGGGCCGTGTGCAGAAACGCCCTGAAGGactcctccttgtccatcatctgCCGGCAGCTGG TGTGGGGAGCAGGGCTGGCTGGAGAGCAGGCCGGTGCACACTAGCCCGGGCACCTCCTGGGTGGACAACATCCAGTGCCGCCGGCTGCGGAACTCCACGCTGTGGCAGTGCCCCTCAGCCCCCTGGCACCCGCACTCTTGCACCCGTGGAGAGGAG GATCATCAGGGACGAAGACGCAGGATTCCGGGGAGGCCCTCAGTTTCTCCTCGATGGGCAGCTGCCCAG AGGAGGGCGAGCTGGGCGTGCACAGGGGTGAGGGCTGCT TCGTGGAGCTCTGGCGCGCTGGCTCCTGGGGCACCGTGTGTGACGACTCCTGGGACCTGGTGGACGCCGAGGTCGTGTGCCGGCAGCTGGGGTGCGGCCGGGCTGTGGACGCCCTGGCGGGGGCCGCCTTCACACCAGGCTCAGGGCCTGTGTGGCTGGATGAGGTGGGGTGCCGGGGCAGCGAGGCCTCGCTGTGGGGCTGCCCGGCGGAGCCATGGGGCCACGGAGACTGCGGGCACAAGGAGGACGCGGGCGTGCGCTGTGCGG GCAGTCCTCTGGTCCTGGCGCCTGCCCTCGAGGCTGGGACTCTGCTCATGACCTTCGGCCTGGCCCTCGGCCCCCTGCTGGTCGTCATCTCACTCGTCCTAGGGGCGCAGTGGTTCCGGGGCAGAGGCGCCTGCAGCG CTGGGGACGGCTCCCACACGCTGTGCCTGGGGAAGCGTGTGGCCGCTGGTGGGGAACTGCAGCAGCCAGGGTCCGCCCCGCAGGGGCCCCGTGGGCGGGCTTCACTGCTCGCGGTGTCTCAGCTGAAGGGCTCTGGTGTGACCCCTGCAGGCTCTGGAACGTCGGGGAGCCTGCCCTCTGAAGGCCTTTATGAGGAcattggagctgctgctgctgctggcgaGGGGGACGAGGCTGCTGGAGCGCCCGCGGCGCCCgaggaggaggatgaggaggGCGCCGCCCTGGGCGCCGCGGGTGTGCAGCTCTGCGTCGTGGCGTCCGCGGCGCTGCTCCTGCGCTACTGCTGCTGCGCCCAGGGCGCCGCCCCCGCCAGCCCCTACATCTGA